The sequence below is a genomic window from Venturia canescens isolate UGA chromosome 9, ASM1945775v1, whole genome shotgun sequence.
AAACCGCATGGAATATTTCCGGAAAATGTGTATCGCCAAAAGGAAGCTTTGTATTTGCCCACGTTGCCCATTCCCCTCGGAGTCGTATAATAAGTCGCACCGGACAAAAGACAAAGTTTCCTATTCCGCGGatctaaatatatatatatatacatcttTACATAAATTCATATGGACCTGTACCGCACTAGAAAGCGTGGAAATCGAGAGAGAGCGAAGATGTGGACGGGGCACGAGCAGCTCGTTAATAAACTAGGTACAGCCCTCGGGAGCCCATAGTATCGGCATTCTCTTGCCTGGCCTCTCACCCCATTAACGCTTTATCGAGACCACCGAGAAATTACGAGCCGCGTGAGTGCACGACGAAATAAGTAGAGGACTGGAGAGCCGCAGAGAGCAGAGGACACGAGGATTATACAGGGTGTGTCGACGCGGTGGGTCGCCctgcacggagagacttttatagcaaaaattgtTGTGTTTTTACAGTAAGGTCGGACCACGTCgacattataataataaccGCAAGAGCGTTTCAAacaatgcaaaagtttggggaaccattagcACGCAGTCGAcggtaaataacgcgctgcgTACACTATAACAAGAACAAACACAGGGTGTCTAATTTTGACcagaacagaaatttcatgacttttaaggctttttaagtcaaggaacaggaatttttcatcacttttctTATGGTtatgatactttttattcatcttttaattataaaaaaattcaataaaaataacaaagaaatgatgcgcccaccaattattATAATACGAGACGTTGGGAGTataaagatgaaaatgaattaGTGGCAGATGGTAAAATTTCGGGAAATCGCTTCGTTCATAAGCGGACTTTGTCAAGTAAATAATCtttgtcgaaaagaaaatgaacttCTTTTCGGACGGTGCGACTCAGCGATACAAAcattttcgacatttcaccaatttgtccagacgaattcaccaatttttaacacttCACCAGAGTCACGCGACGAGTGACGTTCGGATATCGATAGATCGTTCAATTGTGATACCGAAGTTTGCaatgttggagtccaacgaaatgatcttaaaaaaaaagctctcaaataattccagtaaattttcaacattgttTCCtcgcgaatttgaaatttgtagtttttcaacctacaccaacgattcgtgaaataaaccaTTGCTgaattacaaatctttttatcgttcacttcgttgaactccaacgttgcaaacttccgCGTTgtgttcgatgtaagaatgtcacagagctaaattttgcctgccgtacatagtaaaaaaaattgagagagctgctttcggcatcaaagtatgacgctgaagtttccaacgttggagtccaacgaaatgatcttaaaaaactctcaaataattccagtaaatctccaatcttgttccctgccgaatttccaattcgtcatttttcaagtcacatcaataattcgtgaaataaaaaaataatgaattataaatctttttttcgttcatttcgttgaactccaacgttgcaaacttcagcgtcgtatcaAAGTTACTAtggactttggtgaaatgtaatagaatgctGACAACGACAGCGCTGCCACGAAACGTAGTAAATTTTTCTATCTAttaatccgaaatattcgtataaaagtgtCTCCGTGTGCGAGGGTGTTTCGAGAATGGAATATCGAGTGAAAAGTGTTGTCAAGTTTTTTGGGTGGGCTGGTGGAAATTGAGATATGCGGGTACCTCGGCTGTCCGCGGGGCCGAAATGAGTGGTCGTAGGGGAAAAGTGCATAGGACTGAATGCGTAGTGGAGAAAATGCTTCTGGAAGAAAGGTCTTGTCGAAAATGTTGCACGTTCGATATCTCTCGGTCTGGGAAGGGATCGGAAGGTGCGATATTAAGGGAGGTAAACCAGGTCGGTTTTCGAGGCGTTCTCGAGCCCGAAGTACCGGAGATGTAAAATCCTCGGGGGGGGACTTTTCTCTGGGAAATTCAATGCTCTAAAAAATAGTTCCCGTGGATTTTAATTGTTCGAGCGTTTTCTCGCGAAAATCGAGGGTTCCGGAGCAGCCACGTGTTTCCCCGTCGCCCATTCCGAGTTTCGAAGATTTGAGAAAAAGGGCTGAAGCAAAAGTTCCCAGTCGCTTATGGACGAAGGGATATTTtatagagaaagaaaaaaaaaaaaaaaaagaagctcCTCCCTGAGCCTTCCCCTAAAGGGATACCAAGTTGCCAGACACCCTTTAGTTCGGAAAAAAGTCTTTCGTGAACGAGACGCCTGATAAGGCAGGGGCAGGGAGCGAGAGGCGAGCGCGCAGGGGAGAAGCGAAAGCCTCgttgaaagagaaaagggGTTAAAGTCGAAGAGATATGAGTTAAAAGGGGTTGAGGAGAGAAAGGACGTTGCTTTCGCGCTGCTAGTACGTGCTCCATTGCAACCTGTTTTGGGGCTTCCTTTGCATCGATTCGATCGGATTTCAGCGATAAACCGCGCGTTCTCTCGACGACTACTAATCGATACGATATACCCGAGCGCACTCCCAACAACCCCAAGAGCTTTCCTCCACGTAAGAGGGTCGCTCCTCCCTCGCCCCCCGCGTCCTTTACACCCTGAACTTTCACGTCTACGAGAAACTCGATTCAGGGAATCCCTGTAATAAAGATCTCTCTTCGAAACGATCCTGTAACGCTACGCTTCCATTATCATCAGTTTCGTAACTATTTTCGTGCTCGATTCCCTGCCTTAAATGCATCCGCGTAATTATCGACGTCGACGACCCGAGGCTTCCGCGACTTTTCATCAACTTTACTCAAATATTTGCCTCTTCGAACGACAAAAACAAACACATTTTCTCATCTTTTTCCACGATCGTTCTCAACCTtgggaaaaaacgttttgaaatttcgggCACTTCCTCTCGGGCCTGCGCTTTCGTTTCGTCCGGCAAGTGTGCTTCTCCCGTTCtgaattaaggaagttgaggctgtacagtcatttttttagctaaaagttatgacctgtacctttcaaaagttaggccagtttacagtttggcaatgttgcatacactttaaagaaaagttggggaaaaaaagacgaaaaactggtgaaagctcagtcgaaaacacgaacggtgctagcctcaaaaaactgcacgggaaacagattattattaatataatctcagcaaatctcctaataaatctgaaaaaaattgacattattcggcaagccttgctcatgttgcccaaaaaatttcatatttttagcaccatttttaacggagatatcaccgaatgtgtcttgacttccataagattacatgacgctgaagtttccaacgttggagtccaacgaaatgatctaacaaaaactctcaaataatttcagtaaatctccaattttgttccctgccgaattttcaattcgtcatttttcaagccacatcaataattcgtgaaacaaaaaaataatgaattataaatatttttttcgttcatttcgttgaactccaacgtcgcaaacttcagcgtcgtaagattacatgttatttggcccaaattgttattgatttttctcagcaacaacgctcctaaactgtctgaaaattaaactgatattttttacacttcactttataagatgcaatcggtttaaaagcgatgacatcattttcattctgatacctcaacttccttaagatgatggatcagtcggtaatcacaacagtgagtgcgagagagatagctgcaaattttgaaaaggaaatttttccacatcgttcgtctgatcgaaaaaataaaaatgtcatcggatttttgcgatcgtgctgcgtacgatgacatttttattattttaattggacgaacgatgtcaaagagtttcaatttcaaaaattcgaggtgcgattataccgactgatccatcatcttaaggtaACTCCAGTACCGCgcgctagtcaaatgagtgctaaattttcaaaacgcttttagaccaagctCGACggaccgattaaacttattgttattAGGTATGCATgcgagcatattttattaacgttaaaaaatattgaaaatgatagttttgcaaaagtaTCAACTGACGGATGCTAATTTccacgatgacacattttcacagctatttttcaaataatcatctgtattttttaaccgattttattgcatcgAGTCTCGTTTTGCTCGTCAaccgatcctctacgaattcaccacgtggAATTCACCCCTTAAtctcattccttcagaaacaATGAAcgacaaagttttttcactcaatgaacaattagctgcaacagagTGAAACGAttctttcataaaagaagagtTGTCACGAAATCTCGAAGTGCGAGTTATTTTTGATGCTGCTATAGACGCACTTTGATTGGTTGTCGATGTTGTGCTCGGAGTTCGTTCATGTGCGTATTTCAGATcgtagaaaaaaggaggaaacaaTTGCATCCTGGTAAACTTtttgatcgttcattttttcattttcctctacTGCAATACTAGTTTGGGACAGTAAACTCACTTCACaacctataaaatttgtaaacaaaagtgacagcgtgacatcaacagcagcggcagctgctgcaccacgctagtcaaacgtttatttaataataaaattgtataaaaatgttggttctttaccgattatatttctaaaataataaaattattgttttcaagcatgtttcgtcttttgaaattttcgaaaaatatagttgctGGAAAAATCACGTAGCCGTCGTCCATCAaccttaaaattaaaaaaacaactacacggtggattcacagaggaccggttgacgaaaaaagtgagactcgttgcaataaaatcgatgaaaaggcgcagataattatttgaaaaatagcagtgaaaatgtgtcagcgtggaaattggCATTAATCAGTTGacgcttttgcaaaactagcctttttaatatttttacatcttaataagatatgctctGATACAAATTCACTTGCAATAGATTTGgcctaaaagcgttttgaaaatttagcactcatttgactaggatgcagtacaggagttaccttaacgaaaataacattagTTTCTCagcagttttttatttcgcgcGGATCATTTTGGTGCAGagtgaaaaactacgaattgcattTGCAAATAAGCCaggaattggagaattactgaaatgattcgagagtttttaattccctcgtttcgttggactggaACGCCAGCAAACGCCAGCGTCACTCCCGTCCCCCAAAAACCAAGTGGACGGTCGCGAAAGCTCAAAAACTCCTGCGTGACTCACAGTCGCTCGTTTGTCTTGTTCGAGAGGAGTGGACGGATATCgtagcgaaagagagagagagagagagagagagaagggagCGAGGGCGAGAGAAATAAGGGGATAAAGACACCCTCGGGGGTGCGAGCGGGCGAGGCTCGTTAAAATCTTAGCGTGACCACATGGCGCGCATTTTGAGAATCCACAGAAATATACGCGCGAGTATCGCAGGCAACGCAACACCCTCCCTGtttctcattatttctttCCTCCGGGCCGCTCCGCGCTCCGGGAGCTGGAACACGAAAATGCAATCTCCGGGAAGCAGTGTCTCTCCTCGTACACCGCGGATGATTCGCGGGAGCCTTCTGTTCGCCGATTTGCCACCCCGGTCGGGCAAGGTGCAGCCCCGCGGGTTGAATTTTCGGCCCAATCATTCCTTCTCTGCGCTAGTATCGAGATGATTTTGTTTGTGATTTAAAAAAGAACTTAAAAAACAGCGAAAAGGGACGCGCGCGACGTTCGAGaagggaagaattttcaagaGAAGTTGTTTGATCAAATAATTCTTTGTATCCGTTCGAAGAGAAGAGCCCGATAAATAAAACGATTGGACGATAAATCGATTTTGTATCGAAAGACCCCCCCCGCCGCCCGGCGCGTGTGCAGGAATgaacgagaagaaaatgagCGGTGATACGAAGTTAAAAGTTTTCCTCAATCGCCAGAGGCTACGATGTGGTCTGACCGCTCCATTCAACAAATtcctttcaattttattgtacTGCGAAGAATTTACGACTCTTACGTTATAGATACTATATAATATTATTACGAGAGGAGATAGGGCCGTAGTGGAAATACAATAGTGTAATCGCCCGGGAAATCTCATACCCGTTCATACGTGCGCAGAGGCATTTGTGTTACAAATAAATACAGACGTGATTTCGAATGAATACATTACGGATTTTTCTCGTCCACGCGAATATCTGTGTCGACTATTATCAGTTCGTGTTCCGGGCACGGATTTCTCGTTATTTTATATCAACGAAGTATATCGATAGAGCAACGACGTGTTTCCGACACTTGGTACCTTGACCCCAAACACTACGTAAAAGGGGAAATTCCGCGTATTCgtttatttactcgaaaacaaaaagcaaaacacatttttcgttGGACAAATATTTCGACGTTTGATTCGAAGCTGTTCGACTGTGAAGTGACagcaaagaaatttttccgcAATTTTATTCCCAAAATAGCGAATAATAAATGTCGTCAACGTCAGTCTGTTTGCGGATTATTCATTGTTTACTTTGCATAACGATTTCGTCGTATTGCACCAAAATATCATTGTATCATTCTAAGCCCAAAGCAGGAGTTTGACCGGACGTGACTGGCCTCTCGTCTTTTGTTGACCGTTTCGTCGGTGGTTTCATCCGCACAGCACTCACGCACACGCACGAACGTTTTTTGTCCACCGTTTACTGCCGCTTCGATCTCgtgctcccccccccccccccgcctcGCGCTCTTTTTCGCTCTTGCCCCTACGACCACCGTGTATGTACACAATGAAAATGGTCTTTCCAACCATTTTGTGgccaatgaaaaaacgaacgcACTTGCTATTGACTGACACGAGATTCCGAAGAATCTCGAGgacggaatgaaaaaatatgcacATCCGTAAGTAAaggaaagaattttgaatggtttcgaggaaaaaatctcACACTTCGAGGGAATTAACTGtcaatgattaataaaatcgGTGAGAAAAGTTTGAGAGAAgatgaagagaaaagaaaaatttagaaaGTATAATGTTGTTGAGCAATAAAAGATCCtccgaaagtttatttttcggtgaaacgaaatttcgatattttttcgaatgtcgCACACGCGAGatgtttttcgagaaaaaaacatcgtcCGGAAAGCTCTCGATTATATCAACAGGCACAAATTAAAAGCTGgtgaaaaagtattgaaaagacaaatattttcatttggagGAGGTTACGTGAGTTTGACCTTCCGGAAATGAAATCTCTGACAGTTAATTATCGATCCACAAACTTATCGAGTCACACCTGCTTCGGGACGAATTAATATTCGACGAgggagtggaaaaaatgaatacgaTTAAAACGAGCGAGGAAATATgcaaattttgttaaatttcgaTGCTCCGTGTTTgcagttaattaattaaagcAATTGGAGCAACGGAATCGGAagttcattcaatttcatatttcTGGCAATCGTGCCAACGTTTTAGTATCTTTTCGTTTGTGTCGTTCAAATTGTCTCGATTTTCGGTAACGTAAACATTGCAATTGCATTTTCCGCGAGTACTCTTTCCAATTATctttcagatattttttcacaaatagcTTAATATTATTTCTCAAGGACTTCACCGATATCGCCtacttaaacgtgaaaaaaaaatttagcaatGCTGAATTTTCAGCTGCAAGAGCTCGAATGttgacaatatttttataaacgtcgagtttttgtttttcggttATTCTCCAAGTGTCACGCGTTACCTCATCTCAGAgcaattgtcaaaaaaaaaaaatatattttcgagtgtcTTTTTCTCATCGAATAAGTGCAATTTCAACTAACGATAACAGCATTAATTAATATTTGCGACGAGACAAGAACTTTTTTTGTAAACAGGTATGAGTTTCATGGAATttaacttcaaattttgaaagctGATTGAATATGTtcgtttttcatattattcGTTTCACTAGTACATTTATTTAGCcgattcaatgtttttttgcaCGCCTAGAAGAAAGATGATAGTTTATAAACGGAGTTTTGGAGTCAGATAATGCAAGGTATTTTCGTGGAACAAATGAAGATCCTCAAATCACTTGTAAAAATGTaggaatttaatttttgctAGCGAGACTTAATAGTTTTCTGTTCGATGAATTTTGGACGAATTTTTGAGGATACATCGAAAATTATGTGTGCATTTACCTCATTCGTAGAAGCAGCAGCATTGCATCCGACTAGAATGACCGCCGCGCTCGCTACAATCCAGTATATCCTTGGCTGCATTACTGTTACAATATTGTGTTTCCCTCGGCTGAAACGCGAGGGTCACCGtctcaatactttttcccCTTCAATATCGCTAAATCACACCAAAATTAAACCAATAACAAAAACCGAACAAAGCCTCCGTTGGGCAACAAATCACGTTAAAAAAACCCGTCGCGCACACCACCGGAGCAAACAACGCGAACGCACCACACTGATCGATGATTCGTGAGAGACTGAGGGCGCGACGATCGACCTCGGCGAGGGCGCCGCACTTACTCGGCCATCTTTGTTTTTCTACGTCTCGCAACGACGTGAGCGCCGCTCCTTGCGCAACAAAGCCCACGGCTTGCCACGGCGCGGTGCAATTCCCAAAACAAAATATTACGCGCGGAACCTTTATGTttaatcacttttcattctattttcgGCATTGGTTAATATGAACTCTTGAATCTTTTGTTTTCGGATCAACTATCACAGATTTCGATAATCGTTGAAAATCAATCagcaaaaacgaaaaaaaatcaactgcgGTACGTTATGATCATTACGAGATATttacttctataaaaaaaaaatacattcatggaaatagaggatacgaagaatttcaattttccaccATTTTTATTGGTACAAAATTTTagacttaaaaaaatatacttttctaTGAAACTCCAAACTCACGAGACGTTTTTTATCCACAATACACCCGAGCAACTTTTGCCGAAAACGGTGTGATCTTACAATCTtatattcatgtttttttcttgctaCCAGCAGATAAATCGTTTTCCAGTCCTTTCAAGAATCTCATAGTTTCGTTAATGTCACGATTGTACTCGTCAATTTTCGCCTTCATATCGCGTACCTTGTTCTGCATCGCTACAACCTCATCTTCggttttttgtttcaaaattttcaacaactGGGGATTCTGTAGATCGTGAAAAAATAGTCTCAGgcaaaaataattcgaaatcggtaatgaattgaaaatttcaattgaaatttatgatttttcatattttcatttattttttttttttcatttcagttcTTTTTCGTCGACTGTACTTTCATGATCCGATTcgacatcaattttttttgcattaaaCTCGTTCAGCGACcggagagaaatgaaaaaattcgaaaaaaaatttttgcgtatgaaaatataatattgaCCTGCCTGTAGTAATATTCACTCTCGAAAGCTAtgttcttgtcgaaaaaattgtCCTTCGTGGCATCGCTCTTGTTTCTCGAAATGAATCtaataaaatgacaaattaATGGAATATAAAAGCGTGAAGGTGTTGGTggtaaatgttttttcagttttgtatgattttatcattttttaaagttttataGCACTTGCTGTTCGTGACATACGTTTGTGCTTGAAGAAAAGTTTAATAAAAATGGcaattcatgtttttttttcgtaaactcAGTACCTTCGAGGACAATTAATCTTTTAACCTTAAATGTCAAATTGACCATAATTTTCGACAATCAAAAACCGGGGggtttcgacgaaaattttcagtcTTACCTGCCGTTTTTTGTCGACAGAAAGCAGCGAGTTGGTCGAAACATATTACGCAgaataaaactaaaaaactttttttaaaaatgtcacTTCAGAATGGATTTGGAAGGGAAATTGGGTTTTACGACATCTAAAGAAACATCTGAACATCACCAGCCatgaaaaaagtaatgaaGGAGATTGATTAATTATCTGCTGGCTGCTGCTGCTACCATGAACATTGCccttatgaaaatttttctagtGCTTGAAGTGTATcactgtgaaaaaattctgttcaATAGGCATTCGTACGAAAAAGAGGATAGGTTAggaaaatgtaaatttttaaCTCATAAAAgcacattattttatttctacaTAGTGTAATAAACATTTCGGTATGGAAAAGacggaaaaataatgaaaaatagttttaaaaaaaggtAGGCTTTGCTGTAGATTGCTCGCTGAGAGCAACAAATTTCAAGTACGTTCTTGTTCAATCGCATTTCGTTGTTTCAACGAAAATGAAGAACGTTGGTATGCGGCAGagcttatttttattgatggaTCTTTGGTTCCGTCTACTTTTCCATTTTGTCGATTCTCTCCTTGTGGCGGGTGATTGCCTCCTGATGACGCTTTATTTGTTCCTCGTGAAAGGATATCTCGTCGTGAAGTCCTTCGCGCAATTTTTGCAATTGTTCTTTTTGCtgtaaaattatcaaaatcaatttgaaaacAAAGACTTTGTGTTCGTAACATTTTAATACTCGTACAAATATGGATCAGAACAATTTCTTGGGAATCTTTATGAGCTCATCAAAGTTGGTGAAATAGGAAAGAATCAACGAATCAAACGCACAAAGACACTAAAATTTATCAACAAGAACATTAGAAATGGGAAGGGAATGGATGCAATTCAATTATCTCTATTCTCcttagttatttttttcttgatgaCTTTTAAAATGCGCATATTAGAAACTTCTGGCACAGAGCTGTGTATTCTGTTTGTATTTGATAAACATTGGTTCGATTTGCCAAACAAACCTGGttgtaaaaatattgatcTTCATGAGCAGcttccatttttccaaaagagCCTCCTGCACTACGAATACTTCCGCCGCCACCACCGCCTCTGCCAGCACCCGAGCCTGCCTCTCCGCTCATTCTTACTTGactgatgaatgaaaaatgaaaacaaaacattATCAAAACGTAGTTTGACGAGTACCAGAAGCAAGCGGAATAtggtaaataaaaatgacttgGATTCAATAAATTGCAAACAAAAAACTTAAATAAACTTTCATGacttgaattataaaattgataataaaGACAAAATAAGAAAACAGAATACTGACAGAAGGATTCAATAATCTAAAGGAATAAACACAAAATAGTAATTCCACATTGTTTACTAAATAACTGGTGTaacttatgaaaaaataatgtaaaaaaaagtgaaaaatttgcaaaatttcaagaacAATATTATTCGTTGGCCGAAAATCGAATCATAAAAACATGTCATAGCTGTGTCCCAAAATACTCGTGCAGTTAGGGTTGTAGAAAACAGACATTACATAAGCACTCTGAAGAATTGTCacgtattgaaaaatataataatcgcCACACCTGTATAGGGGTAATGGAACGAATTCGAACGAGTTGTAGAGCAAAGATGGTCATAGacgttcgttgtttttttcgtaataaaaataaggttcaatttaataattggAGAATCGATCATATGCGAGGACGAGGAGCGATGTTGTGCGCAACAAATATTCGGGAGCCGGGTCGCCGGTTTTGAAAAAGCGAATTACCGTCGAATTCGTCATTGCCAAATGCAATTTCATTTTCCTACGATTTTATAACTCAAATACTGACCTCGTTGTTGCCAATTGGCGCGAAATAATAGCAGCAGCTCGTTTCATATTAATTCCTTTAAAGTACGACGCACGGGTTattgtttcgtgagaaaaattaTCGAGATATGGCGAATATTTGGAAAGCCAGGATAAGGAAATTTCGATAGACGAGAAAAAGCTTCGAAGCCTTTACACGAAGTCCCGTATTGCCCGCAACAAACAACGGCGCTACGATCGCTTCTCCAATTCACAAGCGCGGGAACTTTGAATATTAAAATGTTtgtgaaagttttgaaaaaacgattcaaCAGTAACGAATTAACTGCTGTCAGTGTCATTTTGACCCACACCAAGGAGACAGGAATCTAAGATATTTTTCGGGTCACCAAGACCCGGAACAGAAACTAGCACCGCTGTCCGAAAAATGTTTCACGTACCTCGCCCGTTCAGCCGCTTCGTCCTCCAccaattttctcttaatttccGAGGTTTTCAGCTCATTTATCGCTTTTTGTTTGTCCAATTCCGCTCGCTCCAGCTCGACCTCTaacattcgaattttcaatttgtgcTCCCTTTGCGCCGCTTCGAACATCCACGTCGCGTGCTGCACCGGCATCTCCATATGAGAAATATCTTCGGGTGACAAAGAACATTCTACGGCGTTTTTTTCCCGATCCTCGTCCTCGTGACCTGTTTAtgcaattcattttttcctctttttttttacatacaaaTTTCACACCCAAAAAATATTCACGTGCAAaggattttttccaaaatttattaaaaaactcgagtttcgttatttttcaatttttataataacAACCGTAAGTTAAAAAGCGTCCTGACGCTGATCCAACAAAAATGTACGTCAAAATgtggttggaaaaaaaatccatagagctcgatgatttttttggatttacaCGCACaagtgaattttttatcgagtCTTAAAGACAAAGTAATTTCATTAGGAACGAAAAGTTGATTAAAATGATATTGAAATTGAGTAGTTTTACCGGGGTGCTCGAAATTGCGGTTTTCGTAAGTCACTCGACTTTGTTTCCGTCCGGAATGATCGATGACGTCTTCGTAATCAACCAAGCCCGAAGCTCTCTTTCTACTCGAAACTTCATCCGTGTATTGGACATTGTTAACGTGGTTTCCCGTTACAATTTCTTCCCCAAAATCGTCGTTGCTGAGTCGCTCAGTCTTGATTTCCGGGAAATTAGTTATTTCCGGCCGATAGGATGCCGGTAATTTGTCCAAAATGGCGTCAACGTCGTTCGCGACATCGGCGTCTTGACTACTCTCGTCCGAGCGCTCACCGTcgtaatcattttttcgtaaattttgtAGCAATCGCCAAACCGATATGGACAAACTCGAAGGCGCGTGTTTCGCCGCCTCGTCAGATCCAAGAACTTTTACCTGCGATACTTGAAAACTCAGCGTACgggaaataatgataaaataatttcacgaatttcaacaaattttcatcgattttttgtcACTTCAATACCGTTTTTGCGTCCTTTCGTACTTTTCAGATTACCAATTTCATTTGCATttagggaataaaaaaaaggccacaaaacatatttgaataaacttttGACAGCTTCGAATCTCCACCGAATTTTgacgaataaatgaaattcttACTTTAGCAGCGAACGTGTACATCTCGAGTCTGGCTTGCGACTTCATTCTCGACCATTGTGCTTTGATTTTCGTGATGTCACGCTCCGCAGTGAATTTACGTCGGAAGTCCCTGTATATTTTTTCCCAAGCAAGATTTTTCATGGTCGTGACTGCTGTGTCGAGTCGCTTATTCTCGAGGGTATCGATGTGTTTGGCAATAAGAGCTAGCAGCGCATTTTTCTCTTCGGGTACCCAATTTTGAGtcctctctcgtttttttacaaaaaacacCGGTCCTCCTCCCGAGGACATGATCGAGAagctttttaataaaaaaagcctcGAAAA
It includes:
- the LOC122416116 gene encoding uncharacterized protein; its protein translation is MFRPTRCFLSTKNGRFISRNKSDATKDNFFDKNIAFESEYYYRQNPQLLKILKQKTEDEVVAMQNKVRDMKAKIDEYNRDINETMRFLKGLENDLSAGSKKKT
- the LOC122416111 gene encoding keratin, type II cytoskeletal 1-like, with translation MSSGGGPVFFVKKRERTQNWVPEEKNALLALIAKHIDTLENKRLDTAVTTMKNLAWEKIYRDFRRKFTAERDITKIKAQWSRMKSQARLEMYTFAAKVKVLGSDEAAKHAPSSLSISVWRLLQNLRKNDYDGERSDESSQDADVANDVDAILDKLPASYRPEITNFPEIKTERLSNDDFGEEIVTGNHVNNVQYTDEVSSRKRASGLVDYEDVIDHSGRKQSRVTYENRNFEHPGHEDEDREKNAVECSLSPEDISHMEMPVQHATWMFEAAQREHKLKIRMLEVELERAELDKQKAINELKTSEIKRKLVEDEAAERASQVRMSGEAGSGAGRGGGGGGSIRSAGGSFGKMEAAHEDQYFYNQQKEQLQKLREGLHDEISFHEEQIKRHQEAITRHKERIDKMEK